In the genome of Xenopus laevis strain J_2021 chromosome 1S, Xenopus_laevis_v10.1, whole genome shotgun sequence, one region contains:
- the LOC108706567 gene encoding ATP-dependent DNA helicase pif1, with the protein MAPSVALAVVNRLLQEIMDNNKPFGGKVFLLGGDFRQTLPVLPHGDRTKIVEACVKNNRLWTNFQVLQLKNNICSVNTDFSNWLIKVGSGDTPHIDGLPVDVIEIPSQILCTGDIVKDFFGDKIPITDVPNFTKKSILCPKNSDVNSINEEVLNILEGETVTYLSSNSIDDSSEEDIQNYPIEFLNELTPTGMPKHKLNLKEGAIIMLLRNLNTKKGLCNGTRLIVKQLKKNLIIAQVITGSAEGNLVFIPRMHLAPSTTDLQFILRRRQFPVTLAFAMTINKSQGQTLEKVGIYLPEPVFSHGQLYVALSRVRSFTDVMVKVVEGHDQGKLLENCDRIFTRNVVYKEIL; encoded by the coding sequence ATGGCCCCCTCTGTAGCACTTGCAGTGGTTAACAGACTGCTCCAAGAAATAATGGACAACAACAAACCGTTTGGAGGAAAAGTATTCTTACTTGGAGGAGATTTCAGGCAAACACTTCCCGTGCTACCTCACGGTGACCGGACAAAAATTGTTGAGGCCTGTGTTAAGAATAATAGACTGTGGACTAATTTCCAAGTACTTCAACTGAAAAACAATATATGCTCAGTTAACACTGAtttcagcaattggctgatcaaaGTTGGCAGTGGTGATACACCACACATTGACGGTTTGCCTGTAGATGTAATTGAAATACCTTCCCAAATTTTATGCACAGGAGATATTGTCAAAGACTTTTTTGGAGACAAAATTCCTATTACAGATGTCCctaactttacaaaaaaatctattctttGTCCAAAAAACTCTGATGTCAACTCAATAAATGAAGAGGTGCTTAACATTTTAGAAGGAGAGACAGTGACATACCTCAGCTCAAACTCAATTGATGACTCAAGTGAGGAAGATATTCAAAACTATCCAATTGAGTTCCTCAATGAATTAACCCCAACAGGTATGCCTAAGCATAAACTCAACCTTAAAGAGGGCGCTATAATTATGCTCCTTAGAAATCTAAACACTAAGAAAGGATTGTGCAATGGCACCCGTCTCATCGTCAAACAACTTAAGAAGAACCTCATCATTGCTCAAGTAATAACAGGTTCAGCGGAAGGAAACCTAGTCTTTATTCCCCGTATGCATTTGGCTCCATCAACAACTGATTTACAGTTTATCTTACGAAGACGACAATTTCCAGTAACATTAGCCTTTGCCATGACAATTAACAAATCTCAGGGGCAAACGTTGGAAAAAGTTGGCATTTACTTGCCAGAACCGGTATTCAGCCATGGTCAGTTATATGTTGCATTGTCAAGAGTAAGGAGTTTTACTGATGTCATGGTGAAGGTCGTAGAAGGTCATGACCAAGGCAAACTGTTGGAAAACTGTGACAGAATATTCACAAGAAATGTTGTCTATAAAGAAATTTTATAG